In the genome of Desulfofarcimen acetoxidans DSM 771, one region contains:
- the dut gene encoding dUTP diphosphatase — protein sequence MSLADEILTRVLDRPFDNERLAIKNNLGGDIMMENTSSNFVTLVFVKKLHQDAIIPVRQTELSSGLDLYAVDVASCEYPNMPYDDTFTFYELEPGERVLVKTGLALQMPEGMEAQIRPRSGMALKRGVTVGNSPGTIDRDFTSDIGVILVNHGDEVYLIRKGDRIAQLVFQNVLHDVELVEAETLDKTGRGEGAFGSTGQA from the coding sequence ATGAGTTTGGCAGACGAAATTTTAACCAGAGTGCTTGACCGACCTTTCGATAATGAAAGGCTGGCCATAAAAAATAATTTAGGAGGCGACATTATGATGGAGAATACCAGCAGCAATTTTGTAACCTTGGTTTTTGTTAAAAAGCTACACCAAGATGCCATAATTCCGGTAAGACAGACTGAATTATCAAGTGGCCTGGACTTATATGCTGTAGATGTTGCTTCCTGCGAATACCCAAATATGCCTTATGACGATACTTTTACCTTTTATGAATTGGAACCGGGCGAGAGGGTACTGGTCAAGACGGGTCTGGCTCTGCAAATGCCGGAAGGCATGGAAGCACAGATAAGACCGAGAAGTGGTATGGCTTTAAAGCGTGGTGTTACTGTAGGGAACTCACCAGGGACAATAGACCGTGATTTCACTTCAGACATCGGAGTTATCCTGGTTAACCACGGTGACGAGGTGTATTTAATAAGGAAGGGAGACCGCATTGCTCAACTGGTATTCCAGAATGTGCTGCATGATGTTGAACTTGTGGAAGCTGAAACCTTGGATAAAACCGGGAGAGGAGAGGGAGCTTTTGGTTCAACAGGACAAGCCTAA
- a CDS encoding Holliday junction DNA helicase: MARTNYSRGYETERKIMQELAEQGFLVLRSAGSHGKIDVLGLRRDRIVAVQSKRTKKFTISVYKKEIAAIQDIISTYKLDNVDFEFWVWVDRQGFKKWQVSPTGMIPINQSTKSKS, translated from the coding sequence ATGGCTCGAACTAACTACTCTCGCGGCTATGAAACTGAACGAAAAATCATGCAAGAGCTGGCAGAGCAGGGCTTTTTAGTCCTTCGCTCTGCTGGCTCCCACGGTAAGATTGATGTCCTGGGTTTACGGCGTGACCGGATAGTGGCGGTACAGTCGAAACGGACAAAAAAGTTTACCATATCGGTCTACAAAAAAGAAATCGCAGCTATCCAAGATATAATCTCAACTTACAAACTGGATAACGTGGATTTTGAGTTTTGGGTATGGGTAGACCGGCAAGGCTTTAAAAAGTGGCAAGTTAGTCCAACAGGTATGATACCAATTAACCAATCAACTAAATCAAAAAGTTAG
- a CDS encoding sensor histidine kinase — MNTVLIYIFCGILPAVTNVVVGCALIGVPINRKQILLLALVAIVPFGIVGSFHLPPGLNILVLFGTLTAFCHLVLKLNLVTALFIPTISHFLWSLFERPVLYIILKIFGLTEQMFTHGQNLIANYTLMLSIGGFLFVIAYVCTRYDLNLFALLKRSNLDIDTRFTNNLFTMVLLLLIPVISIILINSAIKLFIGADEVKYYLTILTRIDVLLILILGSMTIYGITKVFRILEQEWAAKTAVKNLGYLENLFLSIRRQKHDHNHHLQTVYGLLNASEYDKAKEYIRDNYHALCSHNELIKTDNPEFMALLYAKICIAESLDIDINVNITGSLKGLSISNHDLNSVVGNLLDNAMNALKNIEIGIKRIDLSVSRTADMLHIESSNSGSITEEEFIKRINQPKLSTGRHGHGISIIKDISSKYGGKLEVAFDINKITLFSTIPLKG, encoded by the coding sequence TTGAATACTGTACTTATTTATATTTTCTGTGGAATATTACCGGCTGTCACTAATGTAGTAGTCGGCTGCGCACTCATTGGGGTTCCCATTAACAGGAAGCAAATTTTACTGCTTGCTTTAGTTGCTATAGTTCCATTCGGAATCGTTGGCTCATTTCATCTGCCACCAGGACTAAATATTTTAGTTCTATTTGGGACATTAACAGCTTTCTGTCATTTGGTTTTAAAACTGAACCTTGTGACTGCTTTATTTATTCCGACCATAAGCCATTTTTTATGGTCACTTTTTGAAAGACCAGTTTTATATATAATTTTAAAGATTTTTGGTTTAACCGAGCAGATGTTCACTCATGGTCAAAACTTAATTGCAAATTATACTCTTATGTTATCTATCGGGGGCTTTTTATTCGTTATCGCTTATGTTTGTACCAGATATGATTTAAATTTATTTGCTTTATTAAAGAGGTCAAACTTAGATATTGACACACGTTTTACCAATAATTTATTTACTATGGTGCTGCTCTTATTAATCCCGGTCATCAGCATTATCCTCATAAATAGTGCAATTAAGTTATTTATTGGTGCTGATGAGGTTAAATACTACTTAACTATACTTACCAGAATTGATGTATTATTGATACTTATATTAGGTTCTATGACTATTTATGGTATTACAAAAGTCTTTAGAATTCTGGAACAAGAGTGGGCAGCCAAAACTGCTGTTAAGAATCTTGGATATCTGGAGAATCTTTTTCTATCCATACGTAGGCAAAAGCATGATCATAATCACCACTTACAGACCGTTTATGGACTTCTAAATGCCAGCGAATACGATAAAGCCAAGGAATATATCAGGGATAATTACCATGCCCTGTGCTCTCATAATGAGTTAATAAAAACGGATAATCCTGAATTCATGGCTCTGTTATATGCAAAAATATGTATTGCTGAGTCGCTTGATATAGATATAAATGTTAATATCACAGGCAGTCTGAAAGGCTTATCCATAAGTAATCACGACCTAAATTCCGTAGTCGGAAATTTATTGGATAATGCTATGAACGCACTAAAAAATATAGAGATAGGTATAAAAAGAATTGATTTAAGTGTTTCTCGTACCGCAGATATGTTGCACATTGAATCCAGCAACAGCGGCAGTATTACAGAAGAAGAATTTATTAAGAGAATAAATCAGCCAAAACTGTCAACCGGCAGACACGGTCACGGTATATCAATTATCAAGGATATATCAAGCAAATACGGTGGTAAATTAGAGGTTGCGTTTGATATTAATAAAATAACTTTATTTAGCACTATACCGCTTAAAGGTTAG
- a CDS encoding sigma factor-like helix-turn-helix DNA-binding protein yields the protein MGGGKIDLRSKTKRLEDAYPVDTPKGVHALLSQIHYIREGRFTRGDYDASILLIDFEQSMEEARLTARQRQIIKMVFELDLYQDEAANILGITQQAISDHVKTLVCKIARINKQKEELYVCG from the coding sequence ATGGGCGGTGGCAAAATTGACCTGCGAAGTAAAACGAAAAGGCTGGAGGACGCTTACCCGGTAGACACGCCTAAAGGAGTACATGCGTTACTCTCGCAGATTCATTATATCCGCGAGGGCCGCTTTACCAGGGGCGACTATGATGCCAGCATACTCCTGATAGATTTTGAGCAATCAATGGAAGAAGCAAGATTGACCGCAAGGCAAAGGCAGATTATCAAGATGGTGTTCGAATTAGATTTGTACCAGGATGAAGCTGCAAATATTTTAGGTATTACCCAGCAAGCTATCAGTGACCATGTTAAAACTTTAGTATGCAAGATTGCCAGAATAAATAAACAGAAGGAGGAATTGTATGTATGCGGGTAG
- a CDS encoding 4Fe-4S single cluster domain-containing protein gives MKVRIGGLNEMSLIDAEGLIAYSIFIQGCHRRCEGCHNPSLQPFEGGEEMDTSEIIDEIWRNRDYYESVVFVGGEPLDQPESLKELLKFVNGTNMEAWLYTGYYSDEIPADIFELADVIVAGPYIEKYKTNGFPASANQVIIDNRGSKNETIGNI, from the coding sequence GTGAAAGTTCGGATTGGTGGGCTAAACGAAATGAGCTTAATTGATGCCGAAGGACTTATTGCCTACAGCATATTTATTCAAGGATGCCACCGTAGGTGCGAGGGTTGCCACAATCCAAGTCTGCAACCTTTTGAGGGTGGCGAGGAAATGGATACCAGCGAAATTATAGATGAAATCTGGCGTAACCGTGATTACTACGAGTCTGTGGTGTTTGTTGGTGGTGAGCCATTAGACCAGCCGGAATCCTTAAAGGAACTGTTAAAATTCGTAAACGGTACAAATATGGAAGCCTGGCTGTATACTGGCTATTACTCAGATGAAATACCCGCTGATATTTTCGAACTTGCTGATGTTATCGTGGCCGGGCCATATATCGAAAAGTATAAAACTAACGGATTTCCGGCCAGTGCCAATCAAGTAATTATTGACAACAGGGGGTCTAAAAATGAAACTATCGGCAACATTTGA
- a CDS encoding sigma-70 family RNA polymerase sigma factor: protein MDNWIDKQALKYAQTKEPAIFEDIFRRLKPKLDRLADRNSNKYASLRIPAEDYKSYYYEALWRAAENFNGRTPFIRRVNLMLYESEVRLYRYYASKKRAVFLKEIIDDRHMLIVEFDTAVENEMLEGFLQNTSERNSKIIKLLQIGCTKQEIADVLGCSWYNKKARKTVQRAKDQLRRFIAVNQAS from the coding sequence TTGGACAACTGGATAGACAAGCAAGCACTAAAATATGCCCAAACTAAAGAGCCTGCTATTTTTGAAGATATCTTTCGCAGACTGAAGCCAAAGTTAGACAGGCTGGCTGACCGCAACAGTAACAAATATGCTAGCCTTCGAATACCTGCTGAGGATTATAAAAGTTATTATTATGAGGCCTTATGGAGGGCAGCGGAAAACTTTAACGGAAGAACACCGTTTATCCGAAGAGTAAACCTGATGCTGTATGAAAGTGAAGTACGGCTGTACCGTTACTATGCTTCAAAAAAGCGAGCTGTTTTTTTAAAGGAAATAATCGATGATAGGCATATGCTGATTGTAGAGTTTGATACAGCTGTTGAAAATGAAATGCTCGAAGGTTTTTTGCAGAATACCTCCGAGCGAAATAGTAAAATAATAAAACTTTTACAGATTGGCTGTACAAAACAAGAAATAGCTGATGTACTCGGTTGCAGTTGGTACAACAAAAAAGCTAGAAAGACTGTGCAGCGAGCAAAAGATCAACTACGCCGGTTTATTGCAGTAAACCAGGCTAGTTAG
- the thyX gene encoding FAD-dependent thymidylate synthase, producing MKVTLIENTSPLAVVKATAMPYQSKESLDVVGRVWDSGYRSVARHGTASFLVEGVSQSLLRQLSRHPHINLTVKSSRYCDMAEVETVIPPFISMTDRFEFNDDYEKIMCIYKKWASREAYSRGQRQELAKLMLPLGSTTNLVLSGNYQALYEFIQLRLCVRAEWEIRELAQQIRNMLVDIMPVIFERMGCKGDELRYCPEINGGYRKHPIMHLSKKC from the coding sequence ATGAAGGTAACACTTATAGAAAATACTTCACCTCTGGCCGTAGTGAAAGCGACAGCCATGCCGTACCAAAGTAAGGAAAGCCTCGATGTTGTGGGCCGGGTGTGGGATAGCGGGTATCGTAGTGTGGCCAGGCATGGAACAGCCTCTTTTCTGGTGGAAGGAGTTAGCCAAAGTTTACTCCGGCAGTTAAGCCGCCACCCGCATATTAACTTAACCGTGAAATCCTCGCGGTACTGCGATATGGCCGAGGTGGAAACAGTTATACCTCCGTTTATTAGCATGACTGACCGATTTGAGTTTAACGATGACTACGAAAAAATAATGTGTATATATAAGAAGTGGGCCAGCCGCGAGGCTTACAGCCGTGGCCAACGCCAGGAACTGGCCAAGCTGATGCTGCCACTCGGAAGCACTACTAATTTAGTGCTTTCCGGCAACTACCAAGCCTTATACGAATTTATTCAACTTCGACTTTGTGTGAGAGCTGAGTGGGAGATTCGAGAACTGGCACAGCAGATAAGAAATATGCTGGTTGATATTATGCCGGTGATATTCGAGAGGATGGGTTGTAAGGGTGATGAACTGAGGTACTGTCCAGAGATTAACGGGGGATATCGTAAACATCCAATAATGCATCTAAGTAAAAAATGCTAG
- a CDS encoding cell wall hydrolase, giving the protein MLRNITGLFVAGLILTFLWVANPAEAYTWNSITNTRFIYYNYNYGYFEQMPPLTATKSAYSGNAASYTVKWGDSLWLISQKLGVSINSLRTVNSLWNDNLYPGEVLYYVKSTNQSSTGTTSQKAFTQSDIDLMARVVYAESRGEPYKGQVAVAAVIINRLNNPNFPKTVYEIVYQPWAFSSTIDGQIYLTPDSIAYKAVYDAINGYDPSYGALFFYNPALSTSTWIFTRQETVRIGNHIFAK; this is encoded by the coding sequence ATGCTGAGAAATATCACGGGTTTATTCGTGGCAGGATTAATATTAACATTTTTATGGGTGGCCAATCCAGCAGAGGCTTATACCTGGAACAGTATTACAAACACCCGTTTTATTTATTACAACTATAACTACGGTTATTTTGAACAAATGCCGCCACTAACAGCAACTAAATCTGCATATAGCGGTAACGCCGCTTCATATACGGTGAAGTGGGGAGATAGTCTCTGGCTTATATCGCAAAAACTGGGTGTTTCAATAAACTCGTTAAGAACAGTAAATAGTTTATGGAACGACAATCTTTATCCTGGGGAGGTGCTTTATTATGTTAAATCAACTAATCAATCATCTACTGGAACAACTTCTCAGAAGGCTTTTACGCAGAGTGATATTGATCTGATGGCAAGAGTAGTTTATGCCGAAAGCCGGGGCGAACCTTATAAAGGTCAGGTGGCTGTAGCTGCTGTAATAATTAACCGTTTAAACAATCCTAACTTTCCTAAAACAGTGTATGAAATAGTTTATCAACCTTGGGCATTTAGTAGCACTATAGACGGGCAAATTTACTTAACGCCGGATTCTATCGCATATAAAGCGGTGTACGACGCAATCAATGGATATGACCCGTCCTATGGTGCTTTATTTTTCTATAACCCTGCTCTTTCAACAAGTACATGGATTTTTACCAGGCAGGAGACTGTTCGAATTGGCAACCATATTTTTGCCAAATAA
- a CDS encoding anaerobic ribonucleoside-triphosphate reductase, with translation MKLSATFEPGFDKLYSKFASDPVGLQLLDIEGISPRKVDVGQMSHDYFTKRLADASVDVNANANEELSANNYQAEVTKGILKLEGYYLLWRYSKKRFGIRRANELIKAIWDGELYFHDASGHGVILPYCFAYSTANLMVEGRKYGQLHSLPPKRSDSFVAQVIETTMDLSQEFVGAVAPGDFIVNLCWYLEREAVDPWASEGRKYIENQWQKFVHVMNNKFRVSGQSPFTNVSIFDKENLRKLFADYHYPDGSEINLHYIMEVQKIVAESFSKGEPATGLPYRFPVMTVNLSVDKNRVPLDSDFLDFVARTNTGLGVYNIYANEGSKIAMCCRFVNDTERMSYRADSFGNGGVNIGSHRVVTINLPRIALEAKGIDDFYQILDKREKMARDLLLVHREEILQRRVRRGFLKFFEPLTWFKLDMLFSTIGIHGQYEMCHFMGLPMESRQGQEFTENVLKRIDQFAVDFSLETGHSFNTEEIPAESTAVSLAKKDQLIFGINKQPFALYSNQYIPLIADMGAIDRIKLTGQFMKHVSGGGILHLNVQDRITNPETMKKLILMSLKEGVEHFAINYGFGVCGNGHTTVVGNGRTCLICGGPIQDYLTRVIGYFSKVSAWGEVRKDYEFGRRNFNQSA, from the coding sequence ATGAAACTATCGGCAACATTTGAACCTGGCTTTGATAAGCTCTACAGCAAATTCGCCAGCGACCCTGTAGGACTCCAGTTGCTTGATATTGAGGGGATTTCTCCTCGCAAGGTAGATGTTGGGCAAATGTCCCATGACTATTTTACCAAACGTCTGGCTGATGCTTCAGTTGATGTGAACGCTAATGCTAATGAGGAACTATCGGCCAACAACTACCAGGCCGAAGTAACCAAAGGTATTCTCAAGCTGGAAGGATATTATCTGCTCTGGCGGTACTCGAAAAAGAGATTCGGTATACGCCGGGCCAACGAGTTAATTAAAGCTATATGGGATGGTGAGTTATATTTCCACGATGCCAGCGGGCATGGAGTGATCTTGCCGTATTGTTTTGCGTATTCTACCGCTAACCTTATGGTGGAGGGCAGGAAATATGGTCAGCTTCACAGCCTGCCGCCAAAGCGTTCAGATTCCTTCGTGGCTCAGGTTATCGAAACCACAATGGATTTATCGCAAGAATTCGTGGGGGCTGTGGCTCCTGGTGATTTTATTGTTAACCTCTGCTGGTACTTAGAACGTGAGGCCGTTGACCCGTGGGCAAGCGAGGGCCGGAAGTATATTGAGAATCAGTGGCAAAAATTCGTGCATGTGATGAATAACAAGTTCAGAGTATCGGGACAGAGTCCTTTTACTAATGTGAGTATATTCGATAAGGAAAACCTTAGAAAGCTATTCGCTGATTACCATTACCCGGACGGCTCCGAAATAAACCTTCATTATATTATGGAAGTGCAAAAGATTGTGGCAGAGTCATTTTCAAAAGGCGAACCAGCAACGGGCCTGCCTTATAGGTTCCCTGTTATGACAGTAAATTTATCAGTTGATAAAAACAGAGTGCCGCTGGACAGTGACTTCCTGGACTTTGTTGCACGTACAAATACTGGACTAGGCGTATATAACATTTACGCCAACGAAGGCAGTAAGATTGCAATGTGCTGTCGCTTCGTAAACGATACTGAGCGAATGAGCTATCGGGCCGACAGCTTTGGTAATGGTGGGGTTAATATTGGCTCCCACCGAGTAGTTACCATTAACCTTCCGAGGATAGCACTGGAAGCAAAAGGAATAGATGATTTTTACCAAATCCTCGATAAACGAGAAAAAATGGCCAGGGATTTATTGCTAGTACACCGTGAGGAAATACTGCAACGAAGGGTAAGACGAGGATTCCTGAAGTTCTTTGAGCCGCTAACCTGGTTTAAGTTGGACATGCTTTTCTCTACCATCGGAATACACGGGCAATATGAAATGTGCCACTTTATGGGCTTACCGATGGAAAGTCGCCAGGGGCAGGAGTTTACCGAAAATGTTTTAAAAAGGATTGACCAATTTGCTGTAGACTTCTCGCTAGAAACGGGCCACAGCTTTAATACTGAGGAAATTCCAGCAGAATCCACTGCCGTAAGCCTGGCGAAAAAAGACCAGCTAATCTTTGGAATAAACAAGCAACCCTTCGCTTTATACAGTAACCAGTATATACCGCTTATTGCCGATATGGGGGCGATTGACCGCATTAAGCTGACTGGTCAATTTATGAAACACGTTTCTGGTGGTGGAATATTACACCTTAATGTTCAAGACCGAATTACCAATCCAGAAACAATGAAAAAGTTAATCCTCATGTCTCTAAAAGAAGGCGTGGAACATTTTGCCATCAACTATGGCTTCGGGGTATGTGGTAATGGCCACACCACTGTTGTTGGAAACGGGAGAACTTGCCTAATATGTGGTGGCCCAATACAGGATTATCTTACCCGTGTTATCGGATATTTTTCTAAGGTATCGGCCTGGGGCGAGGTGCGAAAAGACTATGAGTTTGGCAGACGAAATTTTAACCAGAGTGCTTGA
- a CDS encoding DNA polymerase has protein sequence MELTVDLQPTMIAEKQNEQEAMLRAKEAQEKYIEATREPEWEDAWQIKVFSKKAITENPRNREKAIAVKKACEAGEIRLDISSKKLSCAAVFRLWRELQQQDTARKINELIANTPANYRLVQTEEQLDQLVTDLQQEDEIAVDTETTGLDVYNDVIVGLSFTLPKADYHVYIPVAHKVAGQQLSRRAVLTALKPILTDVNIGKILHNSKYDIHMLIRHGLRLRGIKHDTMIAMAVLNENEPTLALKNLATKYGKYFGFEDKSYTYEELFGKTSFAEIPLDAALVYAAKDTHLTYELYKWQRQHLNQKESLRLIYDELENPLIDVCVDMEQAGFLIDMDFAMEYKAELKGEIAGLEANLTEHFGDINFNSPLQLAAVLYDKLKLPVIKGKERSTDVKTLKKLRDETKHEGIDVLLKYRELTKLLGTYVEALPQLIKKDGLLHGSFNQVATVTGRFASREPNLQNLPPRARRLIVAPEDSLILGVDFSQIEPRVLAHMSGDPHLQEPYLKGQDLYSTLASRVFKVSYEECGDDSKYRKMMKVGLLAVMYGTSMWTLADQLGITVEEANQFIEDFFATYPDVYAFICATHEFAKQNEYVETLYGRKRRFPGHREKAIVYDKLATEICEILGTKAVPYDYWQYKKELPVILRRQFRAVKGEVERVRRMAVNARIQGTAADIMKRALINLYNDGRKIIGTVHDEALLIVNKNITLAEVEKIEACMIRSANLNVPIRVDTELSTRWGTGIKKGAYFNGNVA, from the coding sequence GTGGAGCTTACTGTTGATTTGCAACCAACAATGATAGCCGAAAAGCAAAATGAACAGGAAGCTATGTTACGTGCAAAGGAAGCACAGGAAAAATATATAGAGGCTACACGGGAGCCGGAGTGGGAAGATGCCTGGCAGATTAAAGTATTTTCGAAAAAAGCAATAACCGAAAACCCTCGCAATAGAGAAAAGGCCATAGCTGTAAAAAAGGCATGTGAAGCTGGTGAAATTAGACTTGACATCTCTTCAAAAAAGTTAAGTTGTGCGGCAGTGTTTAGGTTATGGAGGGAACTACAACAGCAGGATACTGCAAGAAAAATCAATGAACTAATCGCCAATACTCCTGCCAACTACCGGCTGGTACAAACCGAGGAGCAGCTCGATCAACTGGTAACAGACTTGCAGCAGGAGGACGAAATTGCTGTTGATACTGAAACTACCGGGCTTGATGTTTACAACGATGTTATCGTGGGACTTTCATTTACCTTACCAAAGGCTGACTATCACGTTTACATCCCGGTGGCTCATAAAGTAGCCGGACAACAGTTAAGCCGAAGGGCCGTTTTGACAGCGTTGAAGCCGATATTGACCGATGTAAACATTGGAAAGATACTCCATAACAGCAAGTACGATATTCACATGCTCATTCGGCACGGACTGAGGCTCCGGGGTATTAAACATGACACCATGATTGCAATGGCAGTATTAAATGAAAATGAACCAACCCTGGCATTAAAGAACCTGGCCACAAAATATGGCAAATACTTCGGTTTTGAGGATAAAAGCTACACCTATGAGGAACTTTTCGGTAAGACATCTTTTGCTGAAATACCCTTGGATGCCGCTTTAGTTTACGCGGCCAAGGATACACACCTTACTTATGAATTATATAAGTGGCAAAGACAGCACCTGAACCAGAAGGAAAGCCTGCGTCTAATATACGATGAACTGGAAAATCCTCTAATTGATGTTTGCGTAGATATGGAACAGGCTGGATTTTTAATAGATATGGATTTTGCCATGGAATACAAAGCAGAATTGAAGGGCGAAATTGCTGGGTTGGAAGCGAATCTAACGGAACATTTCGGGGATATAAACTTTAACTCACCGCTACAATTGGCCGCTGTGCTGTACGATAAGCTAAAGTTACCTGTAATCAAGGGAAAGGAACGCTCAACCGACGTTAAGACATTGAAAAAATTAAGAGATGAAACCAAACACGAGGGCATTGACGTTCTTCTCAAATACCGGGAGTTAACCAAGCTACTGGGGACTTACGTGGAAGCTTTGCCACAGTTAATTAAAAAAGATGGACTGCTACATGGTTCCTTTAACCAGGTGGCAACGGTAACGGGTCGCTTTGCAAGCCGGGAGCCGAATCTGCAAAATCTGCCCCCACGGGCACGCCGTCTAATTGTTGCTCCAGAAGACTCGCTAATACTGGGCGTTGACTTTTCGCAGATTGAACCGAGGGTATTGGCTCATATGTCTGGCGACCCTCATTTACAGGAACCCTACTTGAAGGGCCAGGATTTATACAGCACACTGGCCAGCCGGGTATTTAAGGTATCTTACGAAGAATGTGGCGACGATTCGAAATACCGCAAGATGATGAAAGTAGGGCTACTGGCCGTTATGTACGGAACTTCCATGTGGACTTTAGCTGACCAGTTAGGGATTACCGTGGAGGAAGCTAACCAATTTATCGAGGACTTTTTTGCCACTTACCCGGATGTTTACGCTTTTATTTGTGCCACTCACGAATTTGCCAAGCAAAATGAGTATGTGGAAACTCTTTACGGACGGAAACGCCGTTTCCCTGGGCACCGAGAGAAAGCCATTGTCTACGATAAGCTGGCCACTGAGATATGTGAGATACTGGGAACCAAAGCTGTGCCTTATGATTACTGGCAATATAAAAAGGAGTTGCCTGTTATACTACGCAGGCAATTCCGGGCAGTTAAAGGGGAAGTGGAACGGGTACGCCGGATGGCTGTAAACGCGAGAATTCAAGGAACAGCCGCAGACATTATGAAAAGAGCTTTAATCAACCTTTATAACGATGGTAGGAAGATTATTGGTACGGTGCACGATGAGGCTCTTTTGATAGTTAACAAAAATATTACTCTTGCCGAGGTGGAAAAAATCGAAGCCTGCATGATAAGGTCTGCAAACCTTAACGTTCCTATTCGTGTTGACACTGAACTTTCCACCCGCTGGGGTACAGGAATTAAGAAGGGAGCTTACTTTAATGGAAATGTTGCGTGA
- a CDS encoding phage antirepressor, producing the protein MEMLREIELADSKGVTYMADKNLNYEMGGNKMTNALAITNEMNRIQRVFNYEGQKVRTVLINGEPWFVGVDVCNILEINNSRQAISYLDVDEKQTIPSRSLTVINSDSQKGGAQYITIINEPGLYSLILRSRKPEAKAFKRWITHEVIPSIRKTGAYEMPGIVKDYLAMSEEDRAIAFFKKSKEFKVLEAENKILKPKAGKYDDFLNSDGVFDWDAISSTLDIGRNTMLLELRERGYLQKRKGNNWNLALRRYEEAGWFVTKAVSQWTDKFGNEYPKYKTFVTPTGLDNLIELFRKWGY; encoded by the coding sequence ATGGAAATGTTGCGTGAAATAGAACTGGCTGATAGCAAGGGTGTTACCTACATGGCAGATAAAAATCTGAATTATGAAATGGGAGGAAATAAAATGACTAACGCATTAGCTATTACAAACGAAATGAACAGGATTCAAAGGGTATTTAATTATGAGGGCCAAAAAGTGCGGACGGTACTGATAAATGGTGAGCCTTGGTTTGTTGGAGTCGATGTATGTAATATATTGGAAATAAATAATAGTCGTCAAGCTATTTCATACTTAGATGTTGATGAAAAACAGACAATACCGTCCCGGAGTTTGACCGTCATTAATAGTGACAGTCAAAAAGGTGGAGCACAGTATATTACCATAATAAACGAACCGGGCTTATATTCTTTAATTCTTAGAAGTCGTAAACCAGAAGCAAAAGCATTCAAACGCTGGATCACTCACGAGGTTATTCCCTCCATTCGCAAAACAGGGGCATATGAAATGCCGGGAATTGTTAAAGACTATTTGGCCATGTCAGAAGAAGATCGGGCGATTGCGTTTTTTAAAAAGTCGAAGGAATTTAAAGTCTTGGAAGCAGAGAATAAAATTTTAAAACCCAAGGCCGGTAAATATGACGACTTCTTGAACAGCGATGGAGTATTCGATTGGGACGCAATTTCAAGCACCTTGGATATAGGAAGAAACACAATGCTTCTTGAACTCCGGGAAAGAGGTTACTTACAAAAGAGAAAGGGTAATAACTGGAACTTAGCTCTCCGCCGCTACGAGGAAGCTGGTTGGTTCGTGACAAAGGCCGTTAGCCAGTGGACAGATAAATTTGGCAATGAATACCCCAAATATAAAACATTTGTTACTCCAACCGGGCTGGATAATTTAATTGAGCTGTTCAGGAAATGGGGGTATTAA